A single genomic interval of Streptomyces sp. NBC_00663 harbors:
- a CDS encoding arabinan endo-1,5-alpha-L-arabinosidase — MSRTSRVRTTLLALPAAALLALIPSTASAYPNPGTVTGATVIHDPTMIRTSAGRYLLYGTGGGLGYRTSTDRIAFTAGSDAFTTKPGWWSSYATEAWAPDISYHGGKYLMYYALSSTFGSNKSAIGLAASTTGLPGSWTDYGTVYTSTTSSDYNAIDPNLFVDDDGTWWLSFGSWWTGLKMIQIDPATGKQLSSNTTRYSIASRPTGTKAVEAPYIVKRNGYYYLFASYDTCCAGTSSTYKVKVGRATSVTGPYYDKSGVAMTNNGGTAVLESHGSIIGPGGQSIMNDSDGDLIVYHYYDGNDNGTPKLGINLLNWSSGWPVAY, encoded by the coding sequence GTGAGCCGCACCTCGCGCGTCCGAACCACCCTCCTCGCCCTTCCCGCCGCCGCTCTCCTTGCCCTGATCCCCTCCACTGCCTCGGCGTACCCCAACCCCGGCACGGTCACCGGCGCCACGGTCATCCATGACCCCACGATGATCCGCACCTCCGCCGGCCGCTACCTCCTCTACGGCACCGGAGGCGGCCTCGGCTACCGGACCTCGACCGACCGGATCGCCTTCACGGCGGGCAGCGACGCCTTCACCACCAAGCCCGGCTGGTGGTCCTCGTACGCCACCGAGGCCTGGGCGCCCGACATCTCGTACCACGGCGGCAAGTACCTGATGTACTACGCCCTCTCGTCGACCTTCGGCTCCAACAAGTCGGCGATCGGGCTCGCCGCTTCGACGACCGGTCTTCCCGGCTCCTGGACCGACTACGGCACCGTCTACACCTCCACCACCTCCAGCGACTACAACGCCATCGACCCGAACCTCTTCGTGGACGACGACGGCACGTGGTGGCTGTCCTTCGGCAGTTGGTGGACCGGCCTGAAGATGATCCAGATCGACCCCGCCACCGGGAAGCAGCTCTCCTCCAACACCACCCGGTACTCGATCGCGTCCCGCCCCACCGGGACCAAGGCCGTCGAGGCGCCGTACATCGTCAAGCGCAACGGCTACTACTACCTCTTCGCCTCGTACGACACCTGCTGCGCCGGCACGAGTTCGACCTACAAGGTCAAGGTCGGCCGGGCCACCAGCGTCACCGGCCCGTACTACGACAAGAGCGGCGTGGCGATGACGAACAACGGCGGCACCGCCGTCCTGGAGTCGCACGGCAGCATCATCGGCCCCGGCGGCCAGTCGATCATGAACGACTCCGACGGCGACCTGATCGTCTACCACTACTACGACGGCAACGACAACGGCACGCCCAAGCTGGGCATCAACCTTCTGAACTGGAGCAGCGGATGGCCCGTCGCCTACTGA
- a CDS encoding pyridoxal phosphate-dependent aminotransferase — protein MAENVTSLFRSTAAHSPSMAALTRAVGDGAGPIDFCIPVNPYFPTPGMWDEMSGRLRDIITYYPSSADTITAELCNLLQLPPQAVAMGNGSTELITWIDHLLVRESLAIPVPTFGRWTDQPMETGKRVDMFPLQESSGFALDLAQYAEFIRARGTRAAVICNPNNPDGGFLHKHAVVQFMDAMADLDLVVIDESFLEFADAEAEPSVVQEAMLRPNVIVLRSLGKNFGLHGIRFGYMVANPALAGRVRSMLPKWNLNAFAEYVVFMLKEHGAEYAQSLQQVYRDRLDMSSQLSALPGLTVYPSQGNFLFVRLPVGAEGTVVRDRLLSEHRILVRECGNKIGSSSRFLRLVVRPQTDVRRLVSALEQVLYGTRRGAAVPELATGTSYSSGTAAVDRLMSNGVGMPLAAQAMAAPMPAAPQPVAPQPQPMPMPMPAAPQPMPMPTPMPVAPAAAVQSPYGVPDGPTPPGVPARGGLTAAQVRGTNGLTPAPAQGWPNSGAWPNAAGA, from the coding sequence ATGGCCGAGAACGTCACCTCGCTGTTCCGCAGCACAGCGGCGCACAGCCCGTCCATGGCGGCGCTGACGCGGGCGGTCGGCGACGGGGCAGGCCCGATCGACTTCTGTATTCCGGTGAACCCCTACTTCCCCACCCCGGGGATGTGGGACGAGATGTCCGGCCGCCTCCGCGACATCATCACGTACTACCCGTCCAGCGCCGACACCATCACCGCCGAGCTGTGCAACCTCCTCCAACTCCCGCCGCAGGCCGTGGCGATGGGCAACGGCTCGACCGAACTGATCACCTGGATCGACCACCTGCTGGTCCGTGAGTCCCTCGCCATCCCCGTCCCCACCTTCGGCCGCTGGACCGACCAGCCCATGGAGACCGGCAAGCGGGTCGACATGTTCCCGCTCCAGGAGTCCAGCGGCTTCGCCCTCGACCTCGCCCAGTACGCCGAGTTCATCCGGGCCAGGGGGACCCGGGCGGCCGTGATCTGCAACCCCAACAACCCCGACGGCGGCTTCCTCCACAAGCACGCCGTCGTGCAGTTCATGGACGCGATGGCCGACCTCGACCTGGTCGTCATCGACGAGAGCTTCCTGGAGTTCGCCGACGCGGAGGCGGAGCCTTCGGTGGTGCAGGAGGCGATGCTGCGGCCGAACGTGATCGTGCTCCGGTCGCTCGGCAAGAACTTCGGGCTGCACGGCATACGCTTCGGCTACATGGTCGCCAACCCGGCCCTCGCCGGCCGCGTCCGCTCGATGCTGCCGAAGTGGAACCTCAACGCCTTCGCCGAGTACGTGGTGTTCATGCTCAAGGAGCACGGCGCCGAGTACGCGCAGAGCCTCCAGCAGGTCTACCGGGACCGCCTCGACATGTCGAGCCAGCTCTCCGCCCTCCCCGGTCTGACCGTCTACCCCTCCCAGGGCAACTTTCTCTTCGTGCGCCTCCCCGTGGGCGCCGAAGGCACCGTGGTCCGGGACCGCCTGCTCTCCGAGCACCGGATCCTGGTCCGCGAGTGCGGCAACAAGATCGGCTCGTCCAGCCGCTTCCTGCGTCTCGTGGTGCGCCCCCAGACGGACGTGCGTCGCCTGGTGTCCGCGCTGGAACAGGTGCTCTACGGGACCAGGAGGGGAGCCGCCGTGCCCGAGCTGGCTACCGGGACCAGCTACAGCTCGGGTACGGCGGCCGTGGACCGGCTGATGAGCAACGGGGTGGGCATGCCGCTGGCTGCGCAGGCTATGGCGGCGCCTATGCCTGCGGCGCCTCAGCCGGTTGCTCCGCAGCCTCAGCCCATGCCCATGCCCATGCCTGCGGCGCCTCAGCCGATGCCGATGCCTACGCCTATGCCGGTTGCTCCTGCTGCGGCCGTTCAGTCGCCGTACGGGGTGCCTGATGGGCCTACGCCGCCTGGGGTGCCTGCGCGGGGTGGGCTGACCGCTGCGCAGGTTCGGGGGACCAATGGGTTGACGCCGGCGCCGGCTCAGGGGTGGCCGAACAGTGGGGCTTGGCCTAATGCTGCGGGGGCCTGA
- a CDS encoding DUF3500 domain-containing protein, which translates to MGDLTEKQRNLGYALLGEALSADGLTQTRGIMKLNAFLGDSNGGNQKTLTEGHYFFTFMGTPSTTKPWGFQYEGHHVAINYFVLGDQIVMTPTFMGSEPTTGTYKGEKITLFRPETKAGLAMIRSLTSAQRAKAVSAQSNGNEDMKAGAGQDNLKLAYEGLKGSELTSAQRKKLLALARVYIGYVNEGHAEVRMTEVEDHLDDTYFFWMGETKDDSAFYYRIHSPVVLIEYDAQAPLFYKGASSAGGAPSQEHIHTIVRTPNGGDYGIDLLKLHLENDH; encoded by the coding sequence GGAACCTCGGCTATGCCCTGCTGGGCGAGGCCCTGTCCGCCGACGGGCTCACCCAGACGCGCGGGATCATGAAGCTCAACGCGTTTCTCGGGGACTCCAACGGCGGGAACCAGAAGACCCTGACCGAGGGGCACTACTTCTTCACCTTCATGGGCACCCCGTCGACCACGAAGCCGTGGGGCTTCCAGTACGAGGGCCATCACGTCGCGATCAACTACTTCGTCCTGGGCGACCAGATCGTGATGACGCCGACCTTCATGGGCTCCGAGCCCACGACGGGCACCTACAAGGGCGAGAAGATCACCCTCTTCCGGCCGGAGACCAAGGCCGGCCTCGCCATGATCCGCTCCCTCACCTCCGCCCAGCGTGCCAAGGCGGTCTCCGCGCAGTCGAACGGCAACGAGGACATGAAGGCCGGCGCGGGCCAGGACAACCTCAAGCTCGCCTACGAGGGGCTCAAGGGCTCCGAACTCACCTCCGCACAGCGGAAGAAGCTGCTGGCGCTGGCGCGGGTGTACATCGGCTACGTCAACGAGGGCCACGCCGAGGTCAGGATGACCGAGGTGGAGGACCACCTGGACGACACGTACTTCTTCTGGATGGGCGAGACGAAGGACGACTCCGCCTTCTACTACCGCATCCACAGTCCGGTCGTCCTCATCGAGTACGACGCCCAGGCCCCCCTCTTCTACAAGGGGGCCTCCTCGGCCGGCGGGGCTCCGTCCCAGGAGCACATCCACACCATCGTCCGTACGCCCAACGGCGGCGACTACGGCATTGACCTGCTCAAGCTCCATCTGGAGAACGATCACTGA
- a CDS encoding family 43 glycosylhydrolase, which translates to MARRLLTLLAALLLALSLGQSSASAASFANPIKAQKGADPWISYYNGNYYMVTTSWTNVITMRKSTTLAGLATAPNYQVWTGDASSRCCNIWAPEIHFLNGKWYLYYVAGQNITDYNATQRTHVLESAGTDPTGPYTYKNQLNSAWMLDPTVGTINGQLYLFGSASGGTQNLVAARMSNPYTLATGFSTISTPTYSWEKSGGTVNEGPEILQRNGQTYLIYSASGCWTPDYKLGQLTLTGSDPLSASSWTKKTTPVFQRNDSAGVYGPGHNGFFTSPDGTENWIVYHANDSSSDGCDNGRTTRAQKFTWNSDGTPNLGTPVALGASMTGPSGEPSSTSTTYTITNRNSGKCLDVAGSSTADGANVQQYTCNGGNNQKWRTEDQGDDTSRLVNVATGKVLDTADCSSADGADLRQWSWLNNTCQRFRFVVTDSSYVRIVNEATGKVADVADCSTADAADVRQWTWLNNNCQQWKLNPA; encoded by the coding sequence ATGGCCCGTCGCCTACTGACCCTGCTGGCAGCGCTGCTGCTCGCCCTGTCGCTCGGACAGTCCTCCGCGAGCGCGGCCTCTTTCGCCAACCCCATCAAGGCGCAGAAGGGCGCCGACCCCTGGATCTCGTACTACAACGGCAACTACTACATGGTGACGACGAGTTGGACCAACGTCATCACCATGCGCAAGTCGACCACGCTGGCCGGGCTCGCCACCGCGCCCAACTACCAGGTGTGGACCGGCGACGCGTCCTCGCGCTGCTGCAACATCTGGGCGCCGGAGATCCACTTCCTCAACGGCAAGTGGTACCTGTACTACGTCGCCGGACAGAACATCACCGACTACAACGCCACCCAGCGCACCCATGTCCTCGAAAGCGCCGGGACGGACCCCACCGGGCCCTACACCTACAAGAACCAGCTCAACTCCGCCTGGATGCTGGACCCGACGGTCGGCACCATCAACGGCCAGCTCTACCTCTTCGGCAGCGCGAGCGGCGGCACGCAGAACCTGGTGGCCGCCAGGATGTCCAACCCGTACACCCTCGCCACCGGCTTCTCGACCATCTCCACGCCGACGTACTCCTGGGAGAAGTCCGGCGGCACGGTCAACGAGGGCCCGGAGATCCTCCAGCGCAACGGCCAGACCTACCTCATCTACTCGGCGAGCGGCTGCTGGACCCCCGACTACAAACTCGGCCAGCTGACTCTGACGGGCTCCGACCCCCTCTCGGCCTCCTCCTGGACGAAGAAGACCACCCCCGTCTTCCAGCGCAACGACTCGGCAGGCGTCTACGGCCCCGGCCACAACGGCTTCTTCACCTCGCCGGACGGCACCGAGAACTGGATCGTCTACCACGCCAACGACTCGTCCTCCGACGGCTGTGACAACGGCCGTACGACCCGCGCCCAGAAGTTCACCTGGAACTCCGACGGCACCCCGAACCTCGGCACCCCGGTGGCCCTCGGCGCGAGCATGACGGGCCCGTCCGGCGAGCCGTCGTCCACCTCCACGACGTACACCATCACCAACCGCAACAGCGGCAAGTGCCTCGATGTGGCCGGGAGTTCGACGGCCGACGGCGCCAACGTCCAGCAGTACACCTGCAACGGCGGCAACAACCAGAAGTGGCGTACAGAGGACCAGGGTGACGACACCAGTCGCCTGGTGAACGTGGCAACGGGCAAGGTCCTGGACACGGCGGACTGTTCCAGCGCGGACGGCGCCGACCTACGCCAGTGGAGCTGGCTGAACAACACCTGCCAACGCTTCCGCTTCGTGGTGACGGACAGCAGCTACGTGAGGATCGTCAACGAGGCGACAGGCAAGGTGGCCGATGTAGCCGACTGCTCCACGGCGGACGCGGCAGACGTCAGGCAATGGACCTGGCTGAACAACAATTGCCAACAGTGGAAACTGAACCCGGCCTAG